In the Urocitellus parryii isolate mUroPar1 chromosome 1, mUroPar1.hap1, whole genome shotgun sequence genome, GAGGCCCAGCACCTCCAGAAAGCCTGCTGACAGGGAGCAGGTGCTGCTGAGGCTGAATCCCCTCTCCACTTGGACCGAGGGCCAGGTCAGTGAGAGCAAAGTCCAGGGCCTCCTCAGGGCATGGGCTGGATTGTCCTGAATGTGCAGGGCATTTCCAGTGATAGTCGCCTTGTGGGCCCCCAGACTGAGACCCCTTGGGCTGCAACAGAGCCTGCATCTTTGACCTCGTCCTCTAAAAATGCCAGGGAACCACGGGGTGCATGGCTGACCTTCAGCTCCAGACACACTTCCCTGCACAATGCACTAGAGGCTGGCAGGGTAACAGCATGGACACTCATATCCTGTCTCTGCTGGATGCCACCAGGGCCCGGGCCAGAGGGCAGGAAGACAGTGAAGTATGGTCATGTACCAGGCAGCTGATTCAACTCTGTGGACACCACCTGGATGGGGGGAGGCCACACGCAGCACATAGGGACCTGAGCCCTCCCCACAGCTTCATCCTGCTCCACCAGTGCCCTCACAAGGAAGGGGGACAGAGCAAGGAAGCGAGGGTATCCCCAGAAAAGCAGCTACAGGCTGGATCTCACGGCAAACCCAAGCAGCCCAGGGGCACAGTGAGGGAGCTGGGCTGGTCCCTGACTCAGGGAGGGCAGCAGGAACCTCCTGTGATGTCCCCGTCCCGCAGGACCAGGGCTCACCACAGCAGTGCTGACAGGTCTGCACAGAGCACTGCACAACAGCGGTAGGAACTGGCACACCACTGCAAGCCACCCGACACCTCTGGGGGAGGGCAACAGGAGCCACAAACTAACAGGGaactggctggggctgggagccAGGTTGGAAGTGGGTTGACCCAGTCTACGGTGTCAGGAAGGCATGTGTAGGACACGGAAATGAGAGCTGGAGACACAGGTCCAGGAGGACTTGCCTGAGCAGGATTGAGTCAGGCTGGGAGACAGCTGTTCATCCAGCAAGAGAGGCTGTGCCTCGGCGGGATCTGTGGtcagagagaaggcagagaaggcCAATGGGGTCAGAGGCTCCTCCTGCAGAGCTCCAAGTCAAAAGAGATGGACAGCCAGGCATCCCATGCAGGACACACAGGGCCAGGACTGACCAGTGTCCATCTGTGAGATCAAGAAACTGTGGGGGTGGTGTGAATGTTTGCCCAAATAGGGAACACGTGAGTGCAGGCACCCAGGTGCTGTGTCTGTGCACCCATGTGTGGTGTGTATGCATGTGACCATCCTGATTGTGTCTCTGTGTGGGCACCCAGGAGaggtgtgagtgtgtatgtgtgtgtgtgtgtgtgtgtgtgtgtgtgtgtgtgtgtatgcacacatgccCAGGTAGGATATGCATGTGTCTGTGAGCTCAAATaaggtattgtgtgtgtgtgcgcccaGGTaggggtgtgtctgtgtgtgtatgcacacacgtTCCCAGGTCAGGTGTGTGAATGTTTGCGTGCCCcccaggaaggggtgggggggcCAACTGAACCTCCTTTGTTAGAGTCATGCCAACCAAAACCACAAAGCACATCATCTCAGCCACTTAGAATGGCTATGATCAAAAAGGTAAGAAGTTCCTGCTGGGGAGGAATTGGATAAGGACCACCTCCCACCCTGCTGGTGGGGCATAAGTTCGTGAGGCCATGGTGGGGAAAAGCCCGGTCACTCAAAGAACTGAAAGAGATCTACCTTGGTCCAGCATGGCCCTGGGTGTGTGCCCAAAGGCAAGGAATCTTATGCAGGAGGCATCCCCATGTCCATCCAGTTCACTGTGCACAACTCCCAACAGCCaggagcccaggtgcccatcGGCAAGGAATGAAGGAAACGCAAGAGGGTGTCcttcagccacaaagaatgaaatcctgttcaACTATGTACAGCCAGAGCagtgagaagttgtgctccatttgtgtacaatgtgtcaaatgcATGCAACTGTCaggaataactaattagaacaaattttaaagttttaaaaagaagaaaaaaaacatcaaattccTGTTCATagcaaaatgggtggaactggagggtGCTGTTAGGTGAAACCAGTCAGGCACAGAAGACTGACAATGTCCTCTCCCTGAGGCTGAAGAGTGGGCCTGAACAGAACACCCATtaggaggggtggggaaggaagtggggagtGTGGGAAAAGGGCGCTGGATGTCACCCGTGCGCCTCTGCAAGCATGGTACCCTCATCAGTgctaataaacacatgaaaatccCCTCCTGGTTTGGGTGGCCCCCAACAGATACTGAGAGAGGGGCTGCCCCTGGCCAGAGCTGCCCAACCAGGGAGGACCCAGCAGGCCCATGCCCCACCCAGGGGAACACAGAGGCCCATTTGAGGCTCGGCTTCTCTCTCTGAGCTAGAAATTGCAGCACTGGAGCAGGCTGAGGAGGAAATGTGGAGTGCAGGGGAAGCCATTCTGATTCGCTCCAGCACAGCTTCCaaggatggaaggaaagaggCACCTTGGAGCTCCAAGTGAGAAACAGAGAACAAGGCCTCTTGGAAGGAGATCAGTCCTGGGGAAGCACCTGCCCTGGACTGGCCAGGCACTGGCCCTGCAGTGGCCTGGTGCACAGACACAGCAGGCAGCAaacacagcagccacagcaggaggCCAGACCCTGGAGGGCAAAGCAGGGACTGGGCAAGGAGGGCAACACTGAGAAGGGGAAGCTCTACCTGTGGACAGAAGACCAGGGGAAAGGCAGAAATGCAGCCAGTCGAGActtctcagattttctttattgtacCGTTTTGACAAGAGACTTTACATAGAGAACTGAACCCAACACAGAGGTCGTTTTCTTCCCCAGTGTCTTGATTTCTCCTGTGAgcatgctggggatagaactggGGGCTCACAGAGACTAAGCCCTTGTGCTAACCGTGAGCTGTACCCCTTTACTCCCCCAAGTTTTTACCCTGTTCATGGTGACTTCAGAAAAGCCACTCTCCCGTCATAGAAATGTCATACGCTAGCTTTCTTTTCCATAACTGAAAATTAATCCTCCCTAAATTACCTACATAGAGGGTTTGACTTCTTTCCACTCTCAGCATGGAGCAATAGCAAGCCCATCATGAACTTGAAGGCACAGTGCTTGGGAGAGGATAGGAGTTGGGGACCAAAGGCCCTGAGTGGGAAAGCCCATGCATAGCACAGGGCAGCCCAGGTACCCCCAAACAGCAAGGTCCCCCAGAAGCCTCACTGCTTCCTTCCTGAGAGAGGACAGTAGACTGGCAAAGAAGTCACACGTAGAGTGCGAGCTCGGAGGCAGGCTGATCTTCCACTGAACACCTCCAGAGTTGGTCTTCACAGGTTCCTGTGCTCAACACTCTGTGCTTGGGGGCCTCTCATGGGTCATGACAAACCTAGAGCTGAAGTGACAGGTCTTGGCTGCTCCACTCCAGGTACCCATGCAGTCTGGCACTGCCAAAGCCAGTGATCTGTGGGAGGGGAGAGTGCTGTGCCCCAGAGAGGCATGGGCACCTCTTGCAGCCAGAGTTGAGCCCCCAGAGACCCTAGCTTCTTATGAAGCCCGTCTTGCTTTATCATCTTCCTCCTCtatcccaccaccacctccaaagACAAAGTGATAAAGCCTGAGAGTGGACAATTCCCCTGAGTGTGTTTGCAAAGAACTGAAGCAGTCCAACTCAAATAAACCTGTCATGTGTGCGTCCACTCACCCCAGTCCCTTGGCCACCTGAGGCTCTACTCCCCATCTCAGCAGATGCAGACAATGACGTTGGAAACACGTGGGGGCGTGGGTAAGGTcacagagaaggaggggaagTGAAGACACAGGTGCAGTTGTCTGACTCCCCCAGTCCCAGTGTCTGCAGAGGTCAGAAAGGTCAGACAGGTGTAAAATGATGATTACCTTCTGACAGGACTCATTCATTCCCATTCTCTTGAGTCATCACAGGTGCCACAAGATGCCTCACCATGAGAAGTGAAAACCAGAGCTTCCTGTGGGATCCTCCAAAGGACTTCATCCTTCTGGGCATCTCTGACAGACCATGGCTAGAACTTCCTCTCTTCGTGGTCCTCCTGGTATCCTACATTCTGGCCATGCTGggaaacatttccatcatcctgGTGTCTCGGCTGGATGCCCAGCTGCAGAGCCCCATGTACATCTTCCTCAGccacctgtccttcctggacctGTGCTACACGACCACCACAGTCCCCCAGATGCTGGCCAATATGGGCAGCTCCAGGAAGACCATCAGCTACGGTGGCTGCACCGTGCAGTATGCCATTTTCCACTGGCTGGGTTGCACCGAGTGCATTGTCCTGGCTGCCATGGCCCTGGACCGTTACGTGGCCATCTGTGAGCCCCTGCGGTATGCCATTATCATGCACCGCCCTCTCTGCCAGCAGCTTGTGGCTGTGGCCTGGCTCAGTGGCTTTGGCAACTCCCTCGTTCAAGTGGTCCTGACAGTTCAGCTGCCCTTCTGCGGGCAGCAGGTGCTGAACAACTTCTTCTGCGAGGTGCCAGCTATGATCAAGCTGTCGTGTGCGGATACCGCAGTGAATGACACCACGCTGGCCGTTCTGGTGGCCTTCTTTGTGCTGGTCCCCCTGGCTGTCATTCTCCTCTCCTATGGCTTCATTGCCCGGGCTGTGCTCAGGATCCAGTCCTCCAAGGGAAGGCACAAGGCCTTTGGGACCTGTTCCTCCCACCTGGTGGTGGTCTCCCTCTTCTACCTGCCTGCCATCTACATGTATCTACAGCCCCCCTCCAGCTACTCCCAAGAGCAGGGCAAGTTCATCTCCCTCTTCTACTCCATAATCACACCCACCCTCAATCCCTTCATCTACACCCTGAGGAATAAGGACGTGAAGGGAGCTCTCAGGAGACTCCTGGCCAGGGCCTGGAAGCCCTGCAGAAGATGAAGATCCATGTCATGGCCATGTCCATCGCCTGGATAGCAGGAGGCAGTAGTCATGTGCAGAGTGCCTTCCCGCAAGGGACTGAAAATGCACAGTGGGTAGGTACTGTGAGATCCACAGCCTCAACATCCCCACCGCAAGACGACACACCTCCCTGTGGTCACAGTGCCTAAAATCCCAAGTCTACTGATGAAATCACTCACAAGTGTGTAATTCCAAGAAACCAGGTGTTTTGGAGAAAGGTTTCAGTAAGCTGGTGTGAAACAAATATTTGTCAGATGAATTAATTTCGAATTTCCCAATTCTtgccccttttcctctttctgcatttctatttctcttctgtttgtcCCCTCTTAagctcccttcctttcccattaCTCCTAAGCATACATAATACAGTGTGAAACTATCTTATTTGCTTATAATAAATGCAGGGTCTTCatagatttgaagatgaattccacatagatttttcaaaatcttaCAAGAATGAAGAAGAGTGCTTTCTTCCTGTGaacacagttaattttttttccatagctcAAATTTCCTTCTTTGCAAAGTTTTCCCACCATTGACTGGAAACTAGTGACACCAAACCCACTCTGGATATGTAAGACTCCACATCAGGTTCCAAGGACAGGGAAAGTACGCCATAATCTCTTACCTTACAAAAGGATTTTTCCAGTTGAGAATGCAAGCTATACATACTAATGACGGTTagaacaataaaacttttaaagtttttcaagataagctacccaaattgaaccaagaggacttagaaaacctaaacagaccaacaGCAATGAGATTCAGTCAGTAAATAAAAAGCCTTGCAACAAAGAGAAGCGCAGGATTCCCAGTTGAATTCTATGATATAAAGAGAgggtgttatggttaggatgtattgtgtctcccaaaagctcctccCTTGGGGCAAGAAGGTTTCAAGGTGCAATGACCTAACCAGTGGGTAACACCATTGAAAGGGCTGAGGCTTTGGAAGGATGGGGGGAGCGGGGAAGgggaacgggggggggggggcgtggacGGGGGGCGTGGATGGGGGCGTGGTCATGGGGTGGTGCGCCATGCCATGACAGAGGGTCTCCCtggccctccctctctctgcttgaAGGTCGCCCTGGCTGGGCAACTTCCCTGCGCCACACTCTTCCCCCATGATGCTCCCTCACCTCAGAGCAAGGAGCCGCGGAACTTGACTGACCCTCTGAGACCCTGAGCCCACACAAGCTCCTCTGCCTCCAGGCTGGTCTTGTGGAGTGTTTGGGTCACAacagggaggaggaggtgactgGTACCGGGGACACACCCATGCTGAGCCTAACCAAAACCTGAAGAGGACATGTCAAGGTGAGAAGGCCACAAATTAATGACCTTGATCAACGCAGATGAAAAACTCCTGAACGAAATGTAGTATTTTCCTGAAACGTGACCTGAGGAAGCGAAGGATCACGCCACTGGAACCCACTGTAGCCAAGGAAGTTCCGCTCCCCGCCGCCCCCCCgctcccccccccctccctctgtgcatgcatgcacacccagggccctgcagtgTAGTGCTCTGGGCGCTCTGCACACTTTCAGAGCTGCCTTTTCTGGAGCCCTCTGCTGGGTGCTCCCCTGGATGCTGGAATCTGTGTGGGGTGTTTAATACCCTGACCTAAGGGACAGCCTGTGCCTAGTAGAGGACAGTAGGCAGAGAAACAAGCAGTCGCCAGCTTCAGTGATGGGAGGCCAGAGCGCTTTCTCTACGTGAGCAATGTGCAACcgaaatttaaagttaaaaaccaCCATTTACACAGGCtcaaaaatttaagttttaagtgTGGTAAAATGTCTGCAAAAGTATATCCCGAAAGCTTGTGAAACTATGTGGAAGTAAAAACGAAATCTTAACTAAACGGAgggctattcttttaaaaataaataaataaataataagttcaaGGTAGAAGTATAGCTAGCTTTCATAGAAGGCCTGGGGTCCAGGCGAGCAGCCCAGTGCACCTATGCTCACCACCTGGCTGGGCCCTCCTAACCCCGCAGGAGGGCTGCCCTGTCAAGATGTGCCAGCAGCTAGCAAGAGCAGGCAGAAACTGGATGTCTGCCTGATCCCTCCTGCAGAGAAGGGAGGCTCCAGGACAGAATTCCAAGTTGgcagtttctttcttcatgttatagattcatttacacttaatttggttttttttttcctcctgtcttgCATTTGTCAAACTTTAATTTAGCCAAACCtagaaaataacaatgaatgtCTAAAACTTAAGATGGAAAAATTGTGATGAGCTTTCTGACactaaaggcaaaaataaaatataagtccaCAAGGCTGTAGGATTTGATGttaaaatacaaggaaaagaTGAATAACTATTGCAGGTATCAGGACCACAAAGAATTTTTTCCAATGGACTGCCACAGAGTCACTGGATAATAAATACCTCAGAGCCCCTTATAATTACCTTTTGGAGCATCCAGACTGGCATAGAGGAGCATTTTAGTAAATGCATGGGTGCAAGTCACAATTCCACAGGAGGCAGCCGTAATGCAGCACTCTGAGGAGGTGATCTTGTTCTGGGAAACATCTGAGAGTGCTAAGAACTGCACTTCTCAAAACAGATGTGCTAGTTCAAAAAGTGCTctaagcctggcacagtggctcatgcctataataccagcagctggagaggctgaagcaggaagatcgtgagttcaaaatcaccctcagctacttagtgaggtcctgagacACTTAGTGAagtctgtgtcaaaataaaacatagagggTTGCTGGGggtgttgcttagtggttaagcacctctgggttcaatcaacttagcaaggccctcagaaactcaatgagaacctgtctctaataaaatacaaaaaaaaaaaaaagaaagaaaaggaaaaaaaagaaagaaacaaaaagggaatggggatatggctcaatgtttaagcacccctgggttgaatacctggtaacaaaataataaaaaaatttttaaaaaaaaaacttgtctcaAACTCTAGAAGGTAGAGACTAATTTTCCACCTGATGAACCAGCACTGGTCTTCATAACATGCTGGACAGAATGCAGTGGAAGACAATCTCCACCTTCCAGACCAGGTTGTAGAAAGCTGGTAGTTTCCAGGTAGTTACTCTGTCTTTAGGGCCTCAGACATGAGGAAACTCAGTAGTTCTAAGGCTGCCAGATAGGGAGGCACCCAGGGTGAACCTGTGGGGTCACCATAAATGTCCTCGGACACTTGAAGAATTGAGAAGTGTGCATCCAGGAGAATACTATCCAGACTTTGGAAGGGAGTCCATGCTGCCATCGTCGAGGATGAATCCCCAGCAGGTGAAGTGAGTGGAACAGACAGGTGATGTCGCCTGCAGAACCTACAGCAGCCCGGCCCTGGCTCACCCCTTCCTCATTCTACCACAGGAGGAAACAGCAAAGAGCAGGCCACACCGATGGCGGGCAGCCTGCTGGCCCCGTATCATGGGCCTCCTGGAGTCCAGAGCCATGGGAAATAAACTTCTGATCTTTACTACATAAGTAAATAACTGGAAATCAAACTTACACAAGCAGAAAATAGAGACTGTGGGCCTGGAGAGATGTTGGTCAGAGGCTACACGGCTTCAGATAGGCTCTCAAGAGCCCCGTGGTCCTGGTAGCGACTCCAGAAAACAATACTGTGTTGTTACCCAGGGGCTCTGATGCCAAACCCCACCAAGTATGTCAGGtgagcttgatttagccattccaccatgtatacatattttaaaaactcaccatGTGTGCCATAGatatgttcaatttttatttgacaactttagcttaatttgaaattttaaaatgtggtagtCGTCGGGAAAGCCCACTTCACTTAAGGTAACCAAAGACGGCTTCTCAGATGGGGGTCATTGGCATGAATTGAAAAGATGAGGAAGGTCCAGGCTtgtgaggaagagggaggagaactTGACGATTGTGAAGAACAAGGTCCAAAGCCAAAGAAAGGCCTTGTGTCCACAGCAGCCAGAGATAGAGGAAGCCACAACCACAGGCCACAGGTCAGAGCAAGCCAGGACTCAGAGGTGGCAGCCATCCTGGAAGAGCTCCCAGGGGCAGTGCTGAGGTCCTGCTGCTCCCTGAGGAGGCCCTGCCATAGGTCTGGCTGTGGGAGACCCACGCTGTGGGACGCTGAGTTCAGCACCTCTGAACACCCCAGAAGGGGACAGCTGCACTGTGGTGATTCTGTTCAATGGCgacttctctttttttgtgtgtcctaTTTCATGAGTTGTACTTTCCTGAGGGAAGTCCATGCTGAGTCACTTAGTGGCCCTAGGACCTCCCATCccacctgctccctccctcctctggaTCCGCCCTCCCTGCTCTACCCTCTCTGCCTGGTGTCTAAGATCCCTACCTTCTCTGGTGACcaccatccctcctcctcctccctcctgctctggtgacccatccctcctcctcttcccttcctcctctggtgaccacccatccctcctcctcttcccttcctcctggtGTCCACCATCCCTCTTCCACCCTTCCTCCAGGGGTGCCACCATGCCTCTGGTATCCACAGTCTTTGTACTATTGATGTCTGACCAGCCACTTCACTGGCAGTGCAGTTCTAATAATGCAGAACACTTCCTGGATGACCaccatctctcctcctccctcctgctctggtGACCaccatcccttctccctctctccctccctcctctggtGTCCCGCCATGGTCTCTGTGTCCAGGGATTCCTCTCAGCCACTGAGGGACAAACTCTTACACTCATAAAGCAGGTCTTAGTTCCTCGTACTCCAAGTTCCCATGGGCTGTGTGCGTTTAGTTTGTATAAGGGGCTGCTCCTAGCAAGGCTCTGTCACTGACAGGTACTGTGTGTGCACTCACGCATGCCCCAGGGATGTACCATGGTGACGCTCCCATCAGATCACTCACATTTCCTTTCCCCAAGTGCTCACTGCTTCTCTGTGCTGGGAATCTGCAGCCTCTCCTCTTCTGGCTGGTCATAAACAGTGTAAATGGCTGTGCACCAAGTCTCCCTCCTGGGCTGGGACCTCAGAGCTCGTTCCAACCTGCCTCTGTTGCCCGACTTCCTGGCCCTTCCAACCTTTAGTGTCCATGATTCAACCCTCAACTTGCATGTGATCAACTCTCAGCGTCCACGTGTGACAGAGCAGCAGCCCTTGTCTCTGCACCACCTCTTCTGCTCTGCGGTGTTCTCCATCTCCATGCGTGTATTTTAGTCACACTTTTTATTCAGCATTTCTAAGGGTCTGTGGCAAGGAGGCAATCTGCAGCATTTAACCAAGATGCAGAAAGCAAATATGCAGATAAGAGCTACTTGAAAGTCCTAGACCAGAGAAAGTCTGCACTGGCATGTCAGCCGCACAGCCGCCTTCACTATTTATGAAGTGCTAGGGATggaccccagtgcctcacctgtgctaagcaagcgttctaccactgagccactccagccctttttatttttcactttgagacagagtctcagttgcccaggccagccttgaacatATGATCCTCTGCCTTAGTATCCCAAATAGCTAGgtgtatggtttagatatgagatgtccccccaaaatcTCCTTaacacaggaatgttcagaggtgagatggttgactagattatgagatctgtgacctaatcagtgcattgaaCTGTTTTCTGGATTAATAATGAAAGGACCACTGTACGGGGTGGTCCCTGAacgcaggtggggtgtgactgaaGGAGCAGGCTCACTGGAGGAGTGCACTTAGGGATTAGGTATTGTCCCCATGGCTCCTTCCCAGCTCCTCTACCATGCCATTCTGCCTCCCctaggcccagagctatggagtcagctgaccatagactgaacttctgaaaccatgagccaaatgaacttttcctcctctaggttattcttgttgggtatttcggtcacagcaatgaaaagctgactaacacattggCACACAGTTTCCTCTAGAGGGtcttgcaatttaaaaaaaaaaaaaacagcttatcTGAAAAGTGTGTGTGCAATCATGAGATTGATTTACATTCTTGCACAACCTCTGTTCATCAACACGCCGCTTTGAGTAGCCAAGGCCTGGGTGGCTCATTGAATGAGGAAGCGGGATTTCCATTTCTAGCAACATGTGTGCTCCAACACCGCCCAGGCTCACAGAAGCACTCGCTCCACCCTACACCCTATGCTGTGTGAGCACACCAGAGGGACTGCTCTTCTGTCAGGACAAATCCAAGACAGCCCAGGTGAGAGACATGCCCTGTGTTCACTTCTGTGCCCTGTGCCATTCCACCCTGCCACACAGAGCTGACATTCCACCCGCAGAGCTAGAGTAAGATGACTCGGTTTCCACCAACCACAGTTGAGTCACTTTGCAAAGAGATATTTAAATGCACACAGCAATCAATCTTTAGTAGTTTAGATGAATAATTCAAAAGATTTCTGGGTACTTTTTGGAATTAAGCAATCAATTTAATAACCagaagtttttatatatttctcaattttcaactagctaaaataaacatgaattacTTTTGTTAGAAAActgttacaaaattaaaaataaataagtagctGCCACAAAATTCCACATAGCACATAGGTAGTTCTGT is a window encoding:
- the Or2b11 gene encoding olfactory receptor 2B11 codes for the protein MRSENQSFLWDPPKDFILLGISDRPWLELPLFVVLLVSYILAMLGNISIILVSRLDAQLQSPMYIFLSHLSFLDLCYTTTTVPQMLANMGSSRKTISYGGCTVQYAIFHWLGCTECIVLAAMALDRYVAICEPLRYAIIMHRPLCQQLVAVAWLSGFGNSLVQVVLTVQLPFCGQQVLNNFFCEVPAMIKLSCADTAVNDTTLAVLVAFFVLVPLAVILLSYGFIARAVLRIQSSKGRHKAFGTCSSHLVVVSLFYLPAIYMYLQPPSSYSQEQGKFISLFYSIITPTLNPFIYTLRNKDVKGALRRLLARAWKPCRR